Part of the Pseudomonas abietaniphila genome is shown below.
CATCAGCGAAAACGAAAGCAGTGTGCGCGGGCACCTGGTGGTGTCGGCCCCGGCAGGTTTCGGGCGTCAGCATGTGGCACCCCATGCGCCGGAATTCCAGGCACGCTTTCCGGACCTGCAGCTGTCCTTCAACCTCACGGACAACGTGGTCGATCTGGTGCGGGAGGGGTATGACATGAGCATTCGCATCGGCGAAGTGCTCGACCCCAACTACGTGGCCATCAAGCTGTTCGCCAACAAACGGGTGGTGTGCGGCTCACCGCAATACTTCGTCAAACACGGGTTTCCACAGGCGCTGGAGGACCTGGCCGAGCACAACTGCCTGTCATTCAACCTTCAGGGCGGACAGCATCGTGGCTGGACATTTCTGCGCGACGGCAAACAGGTGGCGGTCAAGGTGGCCGGGAATCTGTACTGCAACGACGGCGAGTTGCTGTACGACTGGGCCAAGCGCGGCCTCGGCCTGTGCTGGCGTTCAACGTGGGAAATCCAGAACGAAATCGACAGTGGCGCACTGGTGACGGTACTGGATGAATTCGCGCTGCCCAGTTACGACATTCAAGGC
Proteins encoded:
- a CDS encoding LysR family transcriptional regulator, with amino-acid sequence MDRYTELRSYVLVATHGSFAAAALVEGVTPVIMGRRLSALEDRLGVKLIHRSTRGLTLTDAGDSYLENAKQVLQSFEELDASISENESSVRGHLVVSAPAGFGRQHVAPHAPEFQARFPDLQLSFNLTDNVVDLVREGYDMSIRIGEVLDPNYVAIKLFANKRVVCGSPQYFVKHGFPQALEDLAEHNCLSFNLQGGQHRGWTFLRDGKQVAVKVAGNLYCNDGELLYDWAKRGLGLCWRSTWEIQNEIDSGALVTVLDEFALPSYDIQGVYPQQHYLPAKVRFFIAFLKEVYNRPGYWKQG